The Fusarium graminearum PH-1 chromosome 2, whole genome shotgun sequence genome includes a region encoding these proteins:
- a CDS encoding polygalacturonase 1 precursor — protein sequence MTKLGFVLLAALAGSAAAAPSAPAITQAPEVHAYGKRATSCTFSGSDGAAKASKSQASCATIVLDSVAVPSGVTLDLSKLKDNTKVIFKGTTTWGYKEWKGPLMKISGNKITVEGSGAILNAGGEKYWDGKGGNSGITKPKFFAAHKLTDSKINNLYVKNTPVQAVSINGVNGLEINKFTLDNKDGDSQGGHNTDAFDIGSSTGVTIDGAKVYNQDDCVAVNSGKNIIFKNGYCHGGHGLSIGSVGGRDDNVVDNVQFLNSEVANSANGIRVKAFKNHTGKINKVTYSDITLTKIQKYGILVEQNYDGGDLHGDPTSGLPITNLTLKNIKGKNAVDAKGKNAAIVCGKGACTNWTWSNVQVSGGKKYDSCQNVPSVASC from the exons ATGACTAAGCTTGGAtttgttcttctcgctgCCCTGGCTGGCAGCGCTGCCGCCGCTCCTTCAGCTCCGGCCATTACTCAAGCTCCCGAAGTCCACGCCTACGGCAAGCGTGCTACCAGCTGCACCTTCTCCGGTTCCGATGGTGCTGCCAAGGCTAGCAAGTCCCAGGCTTCTTGCGCCACCATTGTCCTCGACAGTGTCGCCGTCCCCAGCGGTGTGACTCTTGatctcagcaagctcaaggacaacaccaaggtcatcttcaagggAACCACGACCTGGGGCTACAAGGAGTGGAAGGGTCCTCTCATGAAGATCTCTGGAAACAAGATTACCGTTGAGGGATCTGGTGCTATTCTCAACGCCGGTGGTGAGAAGTACTGGGATGGCAAGGGTGGAAACAGTGGCATTACGAAGCCCAAGTTCTTCGCTGCTCACAAGCTTACCGactccaagatcaacaacctttACGTCAAGAACACCCCTGTCCAGGCTGTCAGCATCAATGGCGTGAACGGTCTGGAGATCAACAAGTTCACTcttgacaacaaggatgGTGACTCCCAGGGTGGCCACAACACTGATGCTTTCGATATCGGTTCCTCCACTGGTGTTACCATTGATGGCGCCAAGGTCTACAACCAGGATGACTGTGTTGCTGTTAACTCTGGGAAG AACATCATTTTCAAGAACGGCTACTGCCACGGTGGCCACGGTCTCTCCATCGGCAGTGTCGGAGGCCGCGATGACAACGTCGTCGACAACGTTCAGTTCCTTAACTCTGAGGTAGCCAACTCTGCCAACGGTATCCGCGTCAAGGCTTTCAAGAACCATACCggaaagatcaacaaggtcacCTACTCCGACATCACCCTcaccaagatccagaagTACGGCATTCTCGTCGAGCAGAACTACGATGGTGGTGACCTCCACGGAGACCCTACCAGCGGCCttcccatcaccaacctcaccctcaagaacatcaagggcaagaacgCCGTTGACGCCAAGGGAAAGAATGCTGCTATCGTCTGTGGCAAGGGAGCTTGCACTAACTGGACTTGGTCCAACGTTCAAGTTTCTGGTGGAAAGAAGTACGACAGCTGCCAGAACGTTCCCAGCGTTGCTTCTTGCTAA